The DNA window AGACTAAGTTATTTGAAATTGGCATTACCCTTGTAAGTCTTTCCCACTTGCCAATTAGAGGGTGCCACATTGTAAAGTGTAATGGTTTGTTTGGTGGTGTAGGAAGTGATTCTAAAGGACAAAGCTTGGCCACCAAGGGCTGAGAAAGCTTGGTAGGAAGCTCCCCAGTTATGGCTCATACTGATCCAATTGGTTTTGCTACCTTTGACCCACATTTTGGATATGTCACCTCCTCCTCCTACGTTCATTACATACACCAATAGCCAATACCCATTTCCTTGGAAGCTAAATCTTAGCCCTCCACTTCTCATGCAAGGCACTCTATATACACGCATACACAATAAAACTatgttaattatataatataaacatGCAACGCCCTGAAAATTTGTGGGCTTTAGGacaaaaaattactattattgGACCctcaagaaaaagaaataagtggtatttttgaaaaacactaaaactatatatattttttaaaatgaaaaaaaataatccaaTTAATTATATACAACATTTAACCGTacccaataacaatattattgttTATCTAAACATCTATTTGTTCTACAGTAGTATGTATTAGTTGTATAGTCATAACTTTTACACATGCATTTTATCACAAAAGGAAGTTTCAAGTTTGAGTCTCTTTttctaatatatgtatatatatattattagtatcaCATTGATAATACCTGCGGTACATGATGGGAACAATCCCAGCCCTCCATTGAGCGATTCTCATGAAAGCAGGCTTAGACATGTCGAAGTGAACCCTAGGAGGGTTACACCAGCCACCATTGTTGGAAGGTTTGGACCAATTAGGTGGGCAAATGTTGGTGGCAGTGATTGTGGTGAAGCCTGAGTAACATGCTTTTGCATTATTAACACATTTAATTTGGAAGCATTGCCCACAAGCATATCCATCGTTAAATAGTGTTGTGCTCAATGCAGCAGTATCTGTGTTGTAACCATTGGTAAACAAGTTACCATAACCACATGCTCCTCCTGTGTATACATACATAACAATTAGACACAACCCAATATTATTATTCAAACTtggaaaaatataattaagtcGTAAaagctataaatatatatatatatatatatatatttggttaattaggatttttttcccctcgaattttgacatgtaccaaatcatgccccctgaaattttaaggtcgttaaaaatgcttcGTGAACTGAGACGGttgaatttaaggatttttgtctaattttagttaaaaaattctaacatcgatgaaagttcaggggaaatgatttagtatatgtcaaaattcaagagatttgatttggtagatatcaaaatctAGGGatcatggtttagtacatatacaatcactgaaatagtaaaattgaatgaaattagacaaaagtccttaaatctaacaatcttaatagttaaaggggaatttttaacggccaaaaaagttcaaggggcataatTAAGTACAGTTTAAgggaaaaaaatcataattagcctATATATTTATACGTACCCATAGTTTCTCTAGCGGTTTCGTCACCATAAAATGTAGCATGAGCATTGGACCATGGACTTGGTCGATAATAGATGGCAGCAGTTGCACCCTTTGATCCGACTAATATGCATACCACCAAGAAGAAGCCAATTAAAGGCCATGAACGACCTAAAGAAACCATAGTAATTGTTAGCTTAATAATTATGATAAGCTATGTAACAAAAGGGTTTTTGTTTGGAGAGAATATGTACATTGCCCTTCTTATATAACTCTTctctttaaaattttaaaactaataagcagagaaaaacataaattaattgagaaaataattttataagacCTAGACGTAGCTTCGTGATCCTCACGTTGATAATTGATCATGTCCTCCAAGTCAAAATTAAGAGGCTTGATTAGTATTTAATATTAGTGATACATGTATCCATTGCCTTGCCTTACAATGAGGTGTACGGATACTTATTACAAATGATCATTAATATAACTTAGCATCACAGACTAATTAACTAAAGATCCTAGCCGTTCATTTACATGCATGTCTTTGATGGAGATTTCATGAATTTGGGACGTGCGAGCAGGTTTTGTACATCTATTATGCTTTATGCACTTCCAATCAAAATGGTTGGTCAATCAGACACCCATAAAATATATGAAGGCGCTTCaacgacaaaaaaaaaaatattgtttaattattttgagcttcattatttattattattgtcaaGGTatgtttaattatataaattcctattttttaaaaaatactaattagttaagGCCATATATCGCTGGATCCTTTCATTTCAATAAATCTTAATTTGCATATAGAAAGAGTTATTATATATTAAGGTgggattatttttgtttttaaactttttaatcacaaaaataaaagtaaaattttaatttttaaaattttgttcttaaaaaacaaaaaatagaagTATGTTATGTTTTCAGGGGTTTGGGTTTGTAGTTTTCTCCTCGAGTTTGCTTGAATCTTCATTATTTCTGATGACACAAAAATGTTCGAAACACTTTTTGGTGAACTTAATCAGAAATGGCACTGGGTCCTAATTATGACCCTTCAAAAATTCCATTTGGTCCCTGAAAATAgttgaattttaatatttttaaaaacggAGAATATTCTTGAAAGAGTTCTCAAAAACATCATCGAAATTGGCTCaagttgacaaaatgtcaacctgggcattgGGCCTTGTTTCTAGCACCCCGAAAGTGTTATTTCTTCGCTGAAAGGACTTGTTTTCCAGTTTTTGATGAAGACGAAGAAGATTCAAAAATCATATTGTCACGACCCGAGCCCTAAGCCGTGGCAGATatgtaatatccataacttgggtggtcaaaggtcacactttgacccttgtTGTAAGATAAAGCTTATAAATGATCCTTTAATTTATATCACAAAATACTAACTTAAAAGTAATTAATGGATTAACTCTTATattaataggaaaatattagtaacaaaatcaggaccactcatcaatataaaagaaaaataatatccccacagttatgtaatcaccaaatagatagatttaataagtcaataaaataccaaaataatacctatcatccatcattcctcatttctaactagtagatagctaatttaagtcatccagaccatccattttagcttaaatacaaaatcagttTCATTAGAAGATTTAAGAGTAgaataagactaaactaataacgacTTCCTTTCCTAACAgtaccatcctcatccactagcatcaaactgagttcctggaatgggagaaaatagggggtgagcttataaagcccagtaggaaaacaactaatatcaaaggacccttggtttaataaaattcatgcatggttagctttataaaaataaaatatctcatcaTCAGTATCAATATGTATAAATAAAGTATagagaccacaaataatcacaaatcaaacgtcaaatgcatatcacactgtccactagacccctagctctcaataccaatCATACAAAATGACATCCAAAACCGGATAGTCGCATCAGATATCCACCATAGTATTGGGGCTCAGATTTAATTCACTCcctgtacagattctaggtctttcacctacaggtgagtgcacacctgatttacctatgatgacacagagactaggtcgtgaaacaacaatatgcaccgaacatgatcaacatggctctTTTCACTATAACCAAAGCAGgcaaataataatcataataaagaacatattcctttttattttctaaaaaaaattcgacagcataacagctgtattttgaataaatcCAACAATTataacctgcataaatatttgcacacaaaactatatttggcactcagtgccccagaacagtccagaaaaatatgcagattaagtttttaatttttcaaacaatttgtaaatcataaaaattggaaTATGTCCAATGTtatacaacacatataaaaatcaagtccaataatcaagttgatgttgggttttatgccctaaataaaactcatttaaatataatcagatttacttattaatatagatcagaaataacatttaatgttgcatggttcacatgatttatttcatgattatatgtacataatgtataaattcatctgaaacccttttcacatacttgatcctgtttattgtgtcgtcaacacattggaaagtaaacatgactatgtgaataaagtttcctagatttatcagacatagggttttactgatatgataatctacaacaagagtttacttatatttggagaaatactatgttctttccagagcattggttaaagtaaagctcaggttggatgcatggagtatgcatcggaagggaccgatattgaactttgacttagatttattaaacttaccgtaatatctattcaagtcaatatcgcctagttgatcctagatcaaataatcttaatcctgatatgattaggctcaatcttgaaaggctattcgtgttctttgatttgttagttaagcctacttttaggtcagggtgatacgtacattttgggaacacggtagtgcaattgagtgggagcgctatcataaacatggaatctatagcttctatctggcgaatagtaagcaaaggatgatctccttcgagcttgaccaaacgaacataaatggtggagtactcatttcacattagctgaaatatcatttatacggggtcaagtgttttaaggaataaatacattgtagggtgtaacggtaatttaatccctttacagtgtagatcattcatatagaggatcattgatcacattaggattataacaatggataactaatgatgtgtctatatggtggaacatatagagcattctatatactgagagtgcaattctaagttctatgcgtggattcaacgaagaattaataagttagtgaattttagtgctaaattcttgatctacttattggaagctcggttatatagacccatggtccccccactagttgagataatattgcttgtaagactcatgtaattggttttgattaatcaattataattcacaagttagactatgtctatttgtgaaattttcactaagtaagggcgaaattgtaaagaaagagtttataggggcatatttgttaattatgatactttgtatggttcaattaataaatatgataaatgacaatattatttaataattatttatagttattaaatagttagaattggcatttaaatggttgaattaagaaattggtatttttgagaaaatcagatacaaaaggtgttaaaattgcaaaattgcaaaaagcaaggcccaatccactaagtgtagggccagccacttttgtaggaaatttaaactgattttttcattattttaatgccaaataattcaaacctaaccctagtggaatgctataaatagatagtgaaggcttcaggaaatacacacttaaattttctatttttccttcagagaaaaacctgagccttctctctccctatctttagctgtcacttcttctcttccctcttgagaatttcgaaatccttagtgattagagtagtgcccacacacatcaagtgatacctcaatcatagtgaggaagatcgtgaagaaagatcatcagcaaaggagtttcagcatcaaagattcagagaaagagatccaggttcagatattgataagtAAATCGTTTTATAGTCATAttacatcaatcaatcatcaaataaagtccaataaattccaacagttgagtccctacctctcccGAGTCGTTAAACTTTTTCCAAAAGACGATCTTAAGCTCTTAAGTCCCGAGCTCCAATTGTTTAGTCCAAACTTACATATTACTCTCACCTATACCACCAAATGGTCAAATAATTATCATTATcgcattctacattcaaaaccgagtccaacgacatataatatgactatatttaaaatttggggtTCTGAAGCCTCACCTAAGCGGTGCACATTAACAATCGGTGGCGGTAAAAATTGGTGTACCGAAAACGTCGCCAAAAATAGGAGTAGTGTATATCAAAAcgaccacctcgacgagtagatcACACCCATGCCAACCGTTTGTCAAAAAGGTACACGATGTCACCGGAAAGTCACCGGAAAGGGGCGGAGCTACAAAAATGTCACTGGAAAAAGTAGCGAACCAGGAAAAATGGTTTAGTGTAAGTTGTTCTCCTCGACGAGCTGAGTTTAGTGGTGAAAACGTCTCGTCAAACGGACGCCGGAGGTGACCGGAAAATCCGTTCAAAGTTTAAAAccccaaactttgacttgcgatccCGAGCTAACGGCGGCGAGAAAAGCGGCGCCGCTTGGGGGGTTAGGTCGCCGGCACTTGGGCTTCCGATTTGTCCGGCGCATAGGGCTGGTCGGAGGCCAGAGGTGGGTCGCCAGGGAGTGGTGGTTATGGAGGTTTGTGGTTTCCTTGTTTGtgtttgaagagagagaaaaggaTATATAGATAGAGAGAGACGTTGGGGGACGAAGAGATCTGTTGATCTGctactttttacttttttttttatacatacatatatatattattattttttatatatatatacatatttgacTAGGTCAAAACCGAGTCTTTACACATATTATCGATCTGATACTTGAAAGGCACCCAGATTGATAAattgtcaacctaggcgctaAAGTGCTCGGGGCCCCAGATGCTTAAAAATGAACTTGCTCTGATTCAAATTTTGATACCTAAAATATGTCGGTGGTATATCTAGTTGATGTTCCAATGCTTGTTTTGACATATTTGCACTAAGATGGTTCCAAAAACTCAAATCCTAGTTTGGAATGTCAACTCGGGCACCAGGTGAAACCCTAGGTGCCTAGGTTGGGTTCCAAGTTGCAAGTTTGTGTAATTTTAGCTCCCAAGGCTTGGATTAGGTTTCTCCATGTCTTCATGGTACATAATAGTGAAAGATAGTGGATTGGATTCAAGCTATTAAAGTCTGAACTTCCATCCTAGAGCTCCCGAAGTCAACTTGGGCACAATGCTAGGCTCCCCTCATAGGTTGACTGCTATGACTCGGGTCTACTCAACTCTGTGATGTCATCCCTCATGCCACGTTGGATGTCCACATCACCAGGAAAAGTTTTCGAGTTAACATTTGTCCCCCAAGTCAACTTTACACTTGTGTGGAGTTGACTTGATGACGTGAACCGATCCCGTTTTACTTGAAACTACCAGATGGAAATTAATTTTGACATTCTTATGTAATTGTATCTATTCTTCAAGCATTTTCAATTGAGTTGATACTTTGAGCTCTTTTGCGTAGTCCTTGGGAATTTTGAAAACTaattaacaaagaaaaagagaaaaacgttagcttttatcttttacttatcttttacatttttctttaaaaattttatttttatttttatttttttcatggcATTAGGATTAATTGGATTGAAATCATAATCCTAGTAGTAAACGCCattcaaaaatttgaagaaaaaagacTTTTGATATTTTActtatcatttatcttttcttttaattctttaatttttcattaatcttAATAGCATTAGGATTTCATGttaccttttaaatttaaattcctATTCCTCTTTGTATAGGAATTTCAAATTATACTAAATAAGAGAAGGGAAAATATATAACTATATCTTTTTCTTATCATTTACCTTCcttaaaagttttaaatttaaaagacttCCATTAGCTTTAGGATTAGGAGATTGAACTCACCTATAAATAAAAGAGTTGTCAATCAAAATTTCCACACTTTCTCATTTCATTCCACATGCCCAAGCCTTTAGAGAGCCTCTTGAAATTTCATCTTCATCAAGCCTTCGAGCGTTCTTCATTCCAAGGTAGAAAGAAACATTTGTTTTCTTAGAATtggtgtcattttttttttttttgagaaatttcttcttctcctcctttGTTGATCTTACTCCAAAGATTTTTAGACTCCCAAAAatctttgaattatttttttttctaaaacctcCAAAATCCCAAAACACTTTCTTAGTGCCTTGAAAATTTCCTTCAAAATTACTTGAACCTTCTCAACCCAATTAGACCTTACTTGGGTTGTAAGCAGCTTGTATTGTTGAGTTGTCATGGCTAGGATGAAGAGAAGTAGAAAGTTGTTTGATGAGTATGACCCCCATTTGTCTAAGTTCATTAGAGCTAAGCTAACTGTGCCTAAGTCTAAGAACTTAGACAAGGCACGTGATGGGAAGGTGATGGCAACTGAGCTTCTTAAAGCTGCCATTGAGAGCGATGATTTGAGAGATCGAGCTTTCAGGCTAAGACCACTTGTGTTTAGCACTCCTGCTGAACATCACGATACGATGATCCCAATGACTCTTAGAATACTTGTTGTAGTGCTTGGTGGAGATTCCACATGAATGTGGGTGCTTACTTCCCTTGCATCCATGGTTCATACTCATAGTTAATTTCTTCGGTGGCTGCCCTTACTTTtcagaacatcttgaatcgtccaatttaaaattgcattgaatgagttatggccaaaataccaATCCGAACATGCGACAGAAATTTTTTAGTAGCAGGCTCTCGCCGCAGCGAGCCTAAAGCTTCGCTGCAATGAGCAAGTTATGGCTGCAGCAAGAGATATCTCTGCCACAGTCGACATTGAAGAAACTTAACTCTCTTTAAAGTATGACCTTGTAAACACTTTAATGGAGAAACCTTCATTGCTAACTTTGCACAAGCTCTCTATTGAGAATTTTGTTCAAGCTCAGataaatacaaatatataatgttgctcTTCCACCAATTATCTTGTCGCTAATGCCCATAGGTTTAGGGCCCGTTTGGCCGAGTTTTTGCAAAAGttaaaagttgattttttaaaaagttgTGATAAAAAGGTGTTTGGTAAACAGTTAAAACACAGCTTATTGAAGAATTTATAGAGAAGCTGTAGCTAAAAACTAAAGATGGTACAacccaacttttagaaaaaaacaGTTTTACTTAAAAGactctataataaattattttgtactaaaaatttatttaatgatttattatatatttaaaaaaattgagagaaaaatatttaaaataaataatatttaaatttcttattttttattttattttaaaaatattttatatttttatttttattattaacaaaccACATCAACTTAGAGTGATCTTAtaaactacaatttttttttaaaaaaaagtaatataaatattattttaaaatattataaattatttatatcaaatgcatataaatttatactatgggaaaaataattaaaaatatatagaaaataaaaatttatttaacatagtttttatatacatatttgtgattataatgaACTAGATTATAACATTACCATTATTATAATAGAATTTTAACAATTCACAAcacttaaaatttataatttaccaaacactcagctcaatttttttttttttatcgctCTGCTACAATTATTTTTTCTCACAGTACAACTATAATTATTTCTTCTCACAGCACAACTATGCTAAAGTGACTCTcaattgttttatatatataaaaaacataTCAAATGTTGGTCTTAGTACATGAGAGATGAATACATCACAAAGTAAGTAAAGCTTCTTTTAAGTTTGTTTCAAGAATTCTAATAGACAGATACAATTTGGGGTTCAGGGTTAGTTTTGCATTtatgattttttcaaatttgggAAGGAAGAAAGAGATCGACTCGGGGGAGAGAGTGGGAAAGACAAATCGATGAGAGAGAAAATTTAGAGAATGAATAAAagaacaaaatatttatttattaatgatttataaatttaaagtattattttaattttaaaatgatttatataattttaaataattacgaACTAATATAAATGTGTGATATGTATATGATTGTACAGGTAGCTAATTCATGTTGGCATTTAATTGagaataaatgatattttaaatttactaaaaattcgttagtttgaaatattttaccacTAAAATTTAAGACTAAAAAGTTAAGTgcaagtaaaataataattaaaaaagtttagccgccaaaaaaatcataatgtaAATACGAAAGCTGCATTAATTATGTATTAAATTTGACCTAACTTTCAATATGTGATAAATTTGTCACAAATTTTAACATTGGATAAAgactttttacaaaaaatatagtacttttttttttatctgagTCCCTGCATTATGTGGAGCTAAAtcaaaagggaaatttacacagATTATTGTGTTTTCccaatttctttcttttatactgttacACTCTCAAATTAACTTTTatactggtttttttttttttcggcaGTGTACTGCCaacaattttatgttattgttt is part of the Cannabis sativa cultivar Pink pepper isolate KNU-18-1 chromosome 5, ASM2916894v1, whole genome shotgun sequence genome and encodes:
- the LOC115717955 gene encoding expansin-A7-like; translated protein: MVSLGRSWPLIGFFLVVCILVGSKGATAAIYYRPSPWSNAHATFYGDETARETMGGACGYGNLFTNGYNTDTAALSTTLFNDGYACGQCFQIKCVNNAKACYSGFTTITATNICPPNWSKPSNNGGWCNPPRVHFDMSKPAFMRIAQWRAGIVPIMYRRVPCMRSGGLRFSFQGNGYWLLVYVMNVGGGGDISKMWVKGSKTNWISMSHNWGASYQAFSALGGQALSFRITSYTTKQTITLYNVAPSNWQVGKTYKGNANFK